CTACGAAATCAATTGATTTTTTTGATTTCACTTCGGAAATGGTTAGAGCAGGTTTAGAGTCTAGATATCTCAACTCGATGAGGAGTAACTAAGTGTCAGTAAGACAGTTGAAGAACTTTGTTGGCGGTCAGTATGTGTCCCCAGAATCAGACAAAGTAAGCGACGTAATCAACCCGGCCACCGGCGAAACCTACGCGCACGCCGCAGTCTCCTCAGCGCAGGATGTGCAAAAGGCCTACGAAGTTGCCCAGAAAGCATTTGAAGAGTGGTCTCAGACCACCCCTAGTGAGCGTCAGCTCGCACTTTTCCGAATCGCAGATGCACTTGAGGCTCGGGCACAGGAGGCTGCTGATGTCGAGAGTGAGAACACCGGTAAGCCACGCGGCACCTTGGTCGACTACGAGATCATGCCTTCGGTTGACCAGATTAGATTCTTCGCTGGTGCGGCTAGAAACTTGGAGGGACGGGCCACCGCCGAATACCTCAGGGATCACACCTCCTCGATCCGCCGCGAACCAATCGGTGTTATCGGTCAGGTGACCCCGTGGAACTACCCACTCAACATGGCAACCTGGAAGTTTGCTCCTGCGATTGCGGCGGGCAACACCATCGTGCTTAAGCCTTCAGACACCACCCCGGCATCAACCCTGTTGCTCGCTGAAATTGCGAGCGAGTTCTTGCCAGCGGGTGTCTTCAACGTGGTAACTGGTGATCGTGACACCGGTAGGGCCATGATTGAAAACCGCATTCCACAGATGGTGTCAATCACCGGCTCGGTTCGCGCCGGTATGGAGGTTGCCAAGAGCGCATCCGCTGATCTAAAGCGAGTGCATCTTGAGCTCGGTGGCAAGGCTCCGGTGATTGTGTTTGACGATGCAGATTTCGAAAAGGCTGCCGCAGGTATCGTTGCGGCTGGATTCTTCAACGCCGGGCAAGACTGCACCGCGGCGACTCGTCTACTGGTCCACGAAAACGCCTACGACAAGTTCATGACAGCTCTTATTGCTGAGGTCAAGGCCAATGCCAAGGTCGGCATGCCATCTGAGGATGGCATCTTGTTCGGACCTGTAAATAATGCCAACCAGCTCGTGAGAGTAAAGGGCTTTATCGACCGCCTGCCAGACCACGCCAAGATCGAGCACGGTGGAAACCAGCTGCCAGGATCCGGATACTTCCTGGAGCCGACCGTGCTATCGGGATTCAAGCAGGACGATGAGCACATCCAAGAGGAGATTTTTGGCCCAGTCATTACCGTCCAGAAGTTCTCCTCCGATGAGCAAGCTCTGAAGTGGGCAAACGATGTTCGCTATGGCTTGGCATCCTCGGTTTGGACCTCGAACCACACCCGGGCTATGCGCTTTGCCAAGTACCTAGACTTCGGTGCAGTTTGGATCAACACCCACATTCCTCTAGTTGCTGAAATGCCTCACGGTGGCTTCAAACACTCGGGCTATGGCAAGGATCTCTCGCACTACGGTTTTGAGGATTACACCCGCGTCAAGCACGTGATGAGCTACATCGGAGACTGAAGGTAAAAATTGGATTTCGGGGTCCAAATTTAGGTTTTTGTGTGACAAACTTTCCCTTGTTCCACGAAGCCGTTGGGTTTCGAGAAGTTGGTTGGCGGTAACGCCCGATTAATAGGAGACAAGTAATGAAGCGTGGACTTCCTGAAGACCCAATGATGCGCCAGCTGGTTGAGATGGCTAGGCAAAAAATGATCTCCCGCCGTGCGGCTCTTCTGGGTCTTGGTGGAACTGCGGCTGCACTGAGCTTGGCCTCCTGTGCTCCTGCTTCATCAACTCTTACTCCAGCCGAGGATCTATCCGACTCCGAGAAGGTCTTGGTTTGGCACAACTGGCCGCTCTACATGGACGGTGAAGACGATGGCTCCTACCCGACCCTGAACCGCTTCATGGACCAGACCGGCATCACAGTTGAATACATGATGGAAATCGATGACAACGACACCTGGTACGCAAAGGTCAAGGACCAGCTGGCTCTAGGTGCCGACCCGGGCTTTGACGTAGCCTGCCCAACCAACTGGCTGGTAAACCGCATGATCGCACTGGGTTACCTGCAGACCATGGACAACGCAAACATGCCGAACAAGGTTGCCAACCTTGCACCTGCCTACCTAGGTGATGACAACGACCCAGACCGCGTGCTTTCAGTTCCTTACCAGGGCATCATCGGCGGCATCGTTTACAACAAGAAGATGTACAAAGAGGCGACCGGCAAGGACGCCCCCACCTCACTAGCTGATGTTTGGGCCCCTGAGCTAAAGGGACGCGTTGGTCTAATTTCCGAGATGCGTGACTCCGTTGGACTTACCCTGCTAAGCCAGGGTGTAGACATCAAGGATCCTGCGTCACTCACCGAAGATGCTTTCAACGAGGCCGTTGACTTCATTGCCGCCCAGGTTTCTTCCGGACAGATCTTCAACATCAAGGGCAACTCCTACGGTGAGGATCTAGCAAACGGCAACATCATCGTTGCATTGGCCTGGTCTGGTGACACCACCATCCTCAACTACGAGGTTGGCGAGGACCGCTTCGGATTCGTAGTGCCAGACACCGGCTCTACCATCTCCTCTGACTCATTCGTTATTCCGATGGGCTCCCAGCACAAGAAGAACGCTGAAGCTCTAATCAACTACTACTACGACCCAGTAAACGCTGCTGAGTTGGCTGCCTACGTGAACTACGTAACCCCAGTAGTTGGCGCTAAGGAAGAGATGATGAAGACCGACCCAGAGTTGGCCGAGAACCCACTGATCTTCCCATCCGAGGAGTTCCTTGCCAACGTGCACGCTTTCCGTCCACTAACCGGACAGGAAGAGCAGCGCTTTGCGACCAAGTGGCAAAACTTGCTACTAGGCGCATAGGTGGCAGAGCAGTTTGTTGCTCGAGGACAAGATCTCGAGCTGGTAGGTATTCGCAAAGAGTTCCCTGGTTTCACGGCTATTGAAAACCTTGACCTGAAGATTCCTGCGGGTGAGTTCTTCGCCCTGCTGGGACCTTCGGGTTGCGGTAAGACGACAACCTTGCGCATCATCGCAGGTCTGGAAGAGCCAACCGTTGGCAAGGTTTTGATCGGTGGCAAAGATGTCACCGCCTCAAAGCCCCACCAGCGTCCGGTGAACACTGTTTTCCAAAGCTATGCCCTCTTTCCACACATGAGTGTGTTGGAAAACGTCGCTTTCGGTCTGCGTCAGCGCAAAATTGACGAGCCGCTGCCAAAGGCGACCAAGGCTCTTGAGCTCGTCGAGCTCGAGCACCTTGCAAACCGCAAACCGCAGCAGCTCTCCGGTGGTCAGCAGCAGCGTGTTGCGTTGGCTCGAGCATTGGTAAA
The genomic region above belongs to Aquiluna sp. KACHI24 and contains:
- a CDS encoding spermidine/putrescine ABC transporter substrate-binding protein — its product is MKRGLPEDPMMRQLVEMARQKMISRRAALLGLGGTAAALSLASCAPASSTLTPAEDLSDSEKVLVWHNWPLYMDGEDDGSYPTLNRFMDQTGITVEYMMEIDDNDTWYAKVKDQLALGADPGFDVACPTNWLVNRMIALGYLQTMDNANMPNKVANLAPAYLGDDNDPDRVLSVPYQGIIGGIVYNKKMYKEATGKDAPTSLADVWAPELKGRVGLISEMRDSVGLTLLSQGVDIKDPASLTEDAFNEAVDFIAAQVSSGQIFNIKGNSYGEDLANGNIIVALAWSGDTTILNYEVGEDRFGFVVPDTGSTISSDSFVIPMGSQHKKNAEALINYYYDPVNAAELAAYVNYVTPVVGAKEEMMKTDPELAENPLIFPSEEFLANVHAFRPLTGQEEQRFATKWQNLLLGA
- a CDS encoding gamma-aminobutyraldehyde dehydrogenase, coding for MSVRQLKNFVGGQYVSPESDKVSDVINPATGETYAHAAVSSAQDVQKAYEVAQKAFEEWSQTTPSERQLALFRIADALEARAQEAADVESENTGKPRGTLVDYEIMPSVDQIRFFAGAARNLEGRATAEYLRDHTSSIRREPIGVIGQVTPWNYPLNMATWKFAPAIAAGNTIVLKPSDTTPASTLLLAEIASEFLPAGVFNVVTGDRDTGRAMIENRIPQMVSITGSVRAGMEVAKSASADLKRVHLELGGKAPVIVFDDADFEKAAAGIVAAGFFNAGQDCTAATRLLVHENAYDKFMTALIAEVKANAKVGMPSEDGILFGPVNNANQLVRVKGFIDRLPDHAKIEHGGNQLPGSGYFLEPTVLSGFKQDDEHIQEEIFGPVITVQKFSSDEQALKWANDVRYGLASSVWTSNHTRAMRFAKYLDFGAVWINTHIPLVAEMPHGGFKHSGYGKDLSHYGFEDYTRVKHVMSYIGD